In Luteolibacter sp. Y139, a genomic segment contains:
- a CDS encoding globin domain-containing protein, producing the protein MLDPEQKHRLRKTFALVERQSHVAALVFYQRLFELNPMLRPLFKTDIELQAAKLMEMLSTALSLLEKPEELTETLEELGARHVAYGVKTEHYDTVGEALLAMLSSVLGKDFNADARKAWTELYLLIASTMLRGAARVSH; encoded by the coding sequence GTGTTGGATCCCGAACAAAAGCACCGCCTGCGCAAGACCTTCGCCCTCGTGGAACGCCAGTCCCACGTCGCCGCCCTGGTCTTCTACCAGCGCCTGTTCGAGCTCAACCCCATGCTCCGCCCCCTCTTCAAAACCGACATCGAACTCCAGGCCGCGAAGCTGATGGAAATGCTCTCCACCGCCCTGAGCCTGCTGGAAAAGCCGGAGGAGCTGACGGAAACCCTGGAAGAACTGGGGGCCCGCCACGTCGCCTACGGCGTGAAGACCGAGCACTACGACACGGTCGGCGAGGCTCTGTTAGCCATGCTTTCGTCCGTGCTCGGCAAGGACTTCAACGCCGACGCCCGCAAGGCATGGACCGAGCTCTACCTGCTCATCGCCTCCACCATGCTCCGCGGCGCGGCACGGGTCAGCCACTAG